From a single Gemmatimonadales bacterium genomic region:
- a CDS encoding mechanosensitive ion channel family protein yields MLTASSLPLFTVGEVLRRLAEILKIDGEELVRDGARVLGIWLLAWFAYRVVRLTARRIELAVDDGDDSVTTLRERRGHTIAQLLRSVGRVVLLVIALLLTFNVFINIGPILAGAGILGLAISFGAQSLVKDVISGFFILFENQFAIGDVIEIAGKSGVVEKMTLRVAVLRDGEGVMHVVPNSEIKVVSNKTRGWSRAVIDVGIGYDEDIDRALGIVRDEAAQLATDRVWSLQLDGAPDVVGVESLGDSSVVVRTLIRTQPGSQWTVAREFRRRIKNRFDRDGVEIPFPQRKVHVRVEGGSASDAVTASAGAAGA; encoded by the coding sequence ATGCTCACAGCTAGCAGCCTTCCGCTCTTCACCGTCGGTGAAGTTCTCCGCCGCCTGGCAGAGATCCTCAAGATCGATGGGGAGGAGCTGGTGCGCGACGGCGCGCGGGTGCTGGGGATCTGGCTCCTCGCGTGGTTCGCCTACCGGGTAGTCCGGCTCACCGCCCGGCGGATCGAGCTCGCCGTCGACGACGGCGACGACTCGGTTACCACGCTCCGGGAGCGGCGGGGCCACACCATCGCCCAACTCCTCCGGAGCGTCGGGCGAGTGGTCCTCCTGGTCATCGCCCTGCTCCTCACCTTCAACGTCTTCATCAATATCGGGCCGATCCTGGCCGGGGCCGGCATCCTGGGACTGGCGATCTCCTTCGGCGCCCAGAGCCTGGTGAAGGACGTGATCTCGGGCTTCTTCATTCTGTTCGAGAATCAGTTCGCCATCGGGGACGTGATCGAGATCGCCGGCAAGAGCGGCGTGGTCGAGAAGATGACCCTCAGGGTCGCGGTCCTCCGGGATGGCGAAGGCGTCATGCACGTGGTGCCCAACAGTGAGATCAAGGTCGTCAGCAACAAGACCCGGGGCTGGTCCCGGGCGGTGATCGACGTGGGGATCGGCTACGACGAAGACATCGACCGGGCGCTTGGCATCGTGCGGGACGAGGCGGCGCAGCTCGCCACGGACCGGGTGTGGAGCCTGCAGCTCGACGGCGCGCCCGACGTGGTGGGGGTGGAGTCCCTGGGCGACAGCTCGGTGGTCGTTCGGACCCTGATCCGCACCCAACCCGGCTCCCAGTGGACCGTGGCCCGGGAGTTCCGCCGGCGGATCAAGAATCGGTTCGACCGGGACGGGGTCGAGATTCCGTTCCCGCAGCGCAAGGTGCACGTCCGGGTGGAGGGTGGCTCCGCCTCTGACGCCGTCACCGCGTCGGCTGGAGCGGCCGGCGCGTGA